Proteins from a genomic interval of Bacteroidia bacterium:
- a CDS encoding SMP-30/gluconolactonase/LRE family protein, producing MKQTTMIFSLCLLMLFAMLACEGPEEENKKPKGDPMDAYKHIGQIDRIDAAINELIPEDAEIEVLAEGFDWTEGPLWVEDGEYVLFSDIPPNNIHKWSEGEGVSLYLNPSGYTGDVDRSGEAGSNGLLLNADGQLVLCQHGDRRVSYMDAPLSEPQANYITIADSYEEKRLNSPNDAAFHSNGDLYFTDPPYGLVDQMEDEGKEIDFQGVYRVKSDGSVDLLTDELSRPNGIAFSPDEKTLYVANSDPERAIWMAYDVQEDGSIANGRVFFDATDKVGQDNKGLPDGLKVLSNGIIFATGPGGVLVFSSQGKHLGTVRTGEATSNCAIGGDGYLYMTADMYLCRIEINV from the coding sequence ATGAAACAGACTACAATGATTTTTAGCCTTTGCCTGCTGATGCTTTTTGCGATGCTTGCTTGCGAAGGACCTGAAGAAGAAAACAAAAAACCCAAGGGAGATCCCATGGATGCTTATAAGCACATTGGGCAAATAGACCGTATTGATGCTGCAATTAATGAGTTGATCCCTGAAGATGCTGAAATTGAAGTCCTGGCAGAAGGATTTGACTGGACAGAAGGGCCCTTATGGGTAGAGGATGGTGAATATGTCCTATTCTCTGATATCCCTCCAAACAATATCCATAAGTGGTCAGAAGGGGAGGGGGTAAGCCTGTATCTCAATCCTTCTGGGTATACAGGTGATGTTGATAGAAGCGGTGAAGCTGGTTCTAATGGATTGCTGTTAAATGCGGATGGGCAATTGGTTCTCTGCCAGCATGGAGACCGGAGAGTTTCCTATATGGACGCTCCTTTGTCTGAGCCTCAGGCCAATTATATCACAATCGCAGATTCCTATGAAGAAAAAAGGCTCAATAGTCCCAATGATGCTGCTTTTCATAGCAATGGAGATTTGTACTTCACCGACCCTCCTTATGGACTGGTTGATCAAATGGAAGATGAAGGCAAGGAAATAGACTTTCAGGGTGTTTATCGAGTGAAGTCGGATGGAAGCGTAGATTTATTGACAGATGAATTGAGCCGTCCCAATGGAATTGCTTTTTCTCCGGATGAAAAAACACTTTATGTTGCCAATTCCGATCCTGAGAGAGCAATCTGGATGGCTTATGATGTGCAGGAAGATGGAAGCATTGCAAATGGTCGTGTCTTTTTTGATGCCACTGACAAAGTTGGGCAGGATAACAAAGGATTGCCGGATGGATTGAAGGTTCTGTCTAATGGAATCATCTTTGCCACTGGACCTGGAGGAGTTCTGGTCTTTAGTTCTCAGGGGAAACATTTGGGAACCGTAAGAACCGGAGAAGCGACTTCTAATTGTGCCATAGGAGGAGATGGATATCTCTATATGACTGCGGATATGTATTTGTGCAGGATTGAGATCAATGTGTAA
- a CDS encoding carboxypeptidase-like regulatory domain-containing protein: MLISQDFKGTIYGEVIDISSEYPIAFANVSLINSEMEKGTHTDEKGRFSLQGLPPGRYDLKIRYLGYEPKIISGILVSTARNSQITVRLQESALEMEEVVIRPKQEKEKALNSMATVSAKQLSMEEANRFAGGFDDPARLVSSFAGVAASNISSNGIVIRGNSPKGVLWRLEGVNIPNPNHFAEITGFGGGGITGLSSKMLGNSDFFTGAFPAEYGNALSGVFDLQIRKGNNQEYEHSFQAGFMGLDISSEGPLSKQHKSSYLFNYRYSTFGLIDVFLPGGELGIAYQDLSFKLNLPTENAGIFSIWALGLIDEAKSSPDTDTLEADSKWQYYDDIAFENSKLSTGIIGLNHKYWLNEKGYIKSSLTASSNRIDSKNGRLGEDLLTEVRTDEILYNNNQIQLSSLFNYKFNASHTHRSGFNLSRLGYEFDLQEANLPNPQLTSFAADMGNSYLLQAYSQSSFRLGEKLSLNPGLHLQYFFLNNRYSIEPRFSSSYQINDRHSLSLGYGLHSQLEKLSIYLADIPADTHSVQANRDLKLGKSHHLVLSYDWMLTDHVHVRIEPYYQRLFDIPVVEGSYFSTLNLTEDFFINDALVNEGTGENIGLDLTLERFLHKGWYYLITASVFDSRYTGGDGIERESRFNRNFISNVLFGKEWSLKKNRLFNISAKYTYLGGNLTHPHNETASLAAREIIEDLSSPYSLRNPDSHITSLTFTYRSNKKKHSNHWSLQILNVLGAKEYKGYQYNFLTNKIEQNTDRIIVPNLSYKIEF, translated from the coding sequence GAAATGGAAAAAGGGACCCATACGGATGAAAAGGGAAGATTTTCTCTTCAGGGACTCCCACCGGGACGCTATGATCTGAAAATTCGGTATCTAGGTTATGAGCCTAAGATTATCTCCGGTATCCTCGTCAGTACTGCCAGAAATTCCCAAATTACCGTCCGTTTGCAGGAATCCGCCCTCGAAATGGAAGAAGTAGTCATTCGTCCAAAACAGGAAAAGGAAAAAGCACTCAACAGCATGGCCACGGTTAGTGCCAAACAGCTCAGTATGGAAGAAGCTAACCGATTTGCCGGGGGCTTTGATGATCCCGCTCGACTGGTAAGTTCTTTTGCCGGTGTAGCCGCCAGCAATATTTCTTCCAATGGAATCGTGATCCGTGGGAATAGCCCTAAAGGGGTTTTATGGCGCCTTGAAGGGGTAAATATTCCCAATCCCAATCACTTTGCTGAGATCACCGGCTTTGGAGGGGGAGGGATTACAGGGCTCAGTAGCAAAATGTTGGGGAATTCGGATTTCTTCACGGGTGCATTCCCGGCTGAATATGGAAATGCCTTATCCGGTGTTTTTGACCTGCAAATCAGAAAGGGCAACAATCAGGAATATGAGCATTCCTTCCAGGCGGGTTTTATGGGCCTGGATATTTCTTCTGAGGGACCTTTGAGCAAGCAGCACAAAAGCTCCTATCTCTTCAACTATCGCTATTCTACCTTCGGCCTCATTGATGTTTTTCTTCCAGGAGGCGAGTTGGGAATTGCCTACCAGGACCTTTCCTTTAAGCTAAATTTACCCACAGAAAATGCAGGAATTTTCTCCATTTGGGCCCTGGGATTGATCGATGAAGCCAAAAGCTCCCCCGATACCGATACCCTGGAAGCAGACAGCAAATGGCAGTATTATGATGACATAGCATTTGAGAACAGCAAACTCTCAACTGGAATCATCGGCCTAAATCATAAATACTGGCTCAATGAAAAAGGCTATATAAAAAGCAGTCTGACCGCCTCTAGCAATCGCATCGATTCTAAAAATGGGCGATTGGGCGAAGACTTGCTCACAGAAGTTCGCACAGATGAAATCCTTTATAATAATAATCAGATTCAATTAAGTAGCTTATTTAACTATAAATTTAATGCCTCTCATACACATCGCAGTGGTTTCAATCTGTCTCGCTTAGGCTATGAATTTGACCTTCAGGAAGCGAATCTTCCAAATCCCCAGCTCACAAGTTTCGCTGCAGATATGGGAAATAGTTACCTATTGCAAGCCTATAGTCAATCCTCCTTCCGTTTAGGGGAAAAACTTAGCCTGAATCCCGGCCTACATCTCCAGTATTTTTTCCTAAACAATCGTTACTCCATTGAGCCAAGGTTTAGTTCTTCTTATCAAATCAATGACAGACACAGCCTAAGCCTGGGCTATGGTTTACACAGTCAGCTGGAAAAATTGTCTATCTACTTAGCCGATATTCCAGCAGATACACATAGTGTGCAAGCAAACAGGGACTTGAAATTGGGGAAATCCCATCATTTGGTACTCTCCTATGATTGGATGCTAACTGATCATGTGCATGTGAGAATTGAACCTTACTACCAACGATTATTCGACATCCCTGTAGTAGAGGGTAGCTATTTCTCCACCTTAAACCTCACGGAAGATTTCTTTATCAATGATGCTTTGGTGAATGAAGGGACAGGGGAGAATATAGGTTTGGACCTGACCTTAGAGCGTTTTCTGCATAAAGGCTGGTATTATCTGATTACTGCCTCGGTATTTGATTCTCGCTATACAGGTGGGGATGGAATAGAAAGGGAAAGCAGATTCAATAGAAATTTTATCTCAAATGTCTTGTTCGGGAAAGAGTGGAGCCTAAAAAAGAACAGATTATTCAATATCAGTGCGAAGTATACTTATCTGGGAGGGAACCTGACGCATCCGCACAATGAAACAGCCTCTCTGGCTGCCAGGGAGATCATCGAAGACTTGAGTTCTCCCTATAGTCTCAGAAATCCTGATTCTCATATAACCAGCCTCACCTTTACCTATCGCAGCAATAAAAAGAAGCATTCAAATCACTGGTCTCTGCAAATCCTCAATGTCCTGGGGGCAAAAGAGTATAAGGGCTACCAGTATAATTTTTTGACAAACAAAATCGAGCAGAACACAGATCGGATAATAGTACCCAATCTTAGTTACAAGATCGAGTTTTAG